The proteins below are encoded in one region of Sphingobacterium sp. R2:
- a CDS encoding phosphoheptose isomerase — MAIDKIALFENVQEMLTSKGFRIDKSDAARPWGGFFVIDETQAQEFADEYFGGMDVQELRISGKLSPKILIVAPDKRLSWQYHHRRAEIWRVIQGNVGVMVSDTDEESVVSTLKEGETIRLRQGQRHRLIGLDGFGILAEIWQHTDANNPSDEDDIVRVQDDFGR; from the coding sequence ATGGCTATAGATAAAATTGCATTGTTTGAAAATGTACAGGAAATGCTGACTTCCAAAGGTTTTCGTATCGATAAATCAGATGCAGCGCGTCCTTGGGGCGGATTTTTCGTCATTGACGAAACGCAGGCACAGGAATTTGCCGATGAATATTTCGGCGGAATGGATGTGCAAGAATTAAGAATATCCGGAAAATTAAGTCCTAAAATTCTAATTGTTGCACCGGATAAAAGACTATCTTGGCAATACCACCACCGCCGTGCTGAAATCTGGCGTGTTATTCAAGGTAACGTAGGGGTTATGGTTTCTGACACAGATGAAGAATCTGTTGTATCTACATTGAAAGAAGGCGAAACAATCCGATTGCGCCAAGGACAACGCCACCGTTTAATTGGATTGGACGGCTTCGGTATTTTAGCAGAAATTTGGCAACATACAGATGCCAACAACCCTTCTGACGAAGACGATATCGTTCGCGTACAGGACGATTTTGGCAGGTAA
- a CDS encoding helix-turn-helix domain-containing protein — MSNFQVDRENTAFMQAVAFVNQTNQNVFITGKAGTGKTTFLKYIKEHSYKKMAITAPTGVAAMNAGGTTLHSLFWLPFGTFIEDYELRWDEQDSHIYNKSRLFSTIKLTKQRRAILQELELLVIDEVSMVRADTLDAINVILQSVRRDMRPFGGLQVLFIGDLYQLPPVVKDAEWNVLKDHYSSVFFFNAKILRDNSLVMLELNKIYRQQDEGFISILNAIRNNQCTSEMLATLNGYYQQDFVPNEEEQYITLTSHNRNADEINGAKLASLSGKMLNLKAVVKDDFAQGSYPAEETLSLKIGAQVMFIRNDSGDERKYYNGKIGTVKDIDTVQGTVTVTFPDGSESVTVKRETWENIRYNYDKGQDQIKEEILGTFSQFPLRLAWAITIHKSQGLTFEKAIIDAGTSFAAGQVYVALSRLTSLDGLVLKSIIPSYAIRTDYQVVEFAQRAQAQPDINSILEQCQRNYLGQILMHGFRWDGLLVETSDLLKSLEERNIDGKEQAVLFFQQLVKHLQMQEKVAHKFIVVLYDLLRDKNAIDYDVICERSTAAVNWFLPKMDTDLIDALNKHIEEYQIRKRTKKYIDELKALLLDYKRKREQLQHCLLIAATLSKREDFQTAMSDVAARVKTKEKDDLAAQTADEEGPKKLDTKEISLEMFKDGMSIAEIAGKRGMVAGTIYGHLITFVGTEVEATELIEQEKLDRILDVIRTNPDKSSSELKMLLGTDIDYPDIKIGQKVLGL; from the coding sequence ATGTCAAACTTTCAAGTCGATCGGGAAAATACTGCATTTATGCAGGCTGTTGCTTTCGTTAACCAAACGAATCAAAACGTATTTATCACAGGGAAGGCAGGTACTGGAAAAACGACGTTCTTGAAGTATATCAAGGAGCATAGTTACAAGAAGATGGCGATTACCGCACCTACTGGCGTTGCTGCGATGAACGCAGGCGGAACGACTTTGCACTCTTTGTTTTGGCTTCCTTTTGGAACTTTTATAGAAGATTATGAGTTGCGGTGGGACGAGCAGGATAGTCATATTTACAATAAATCGCGTCTCTTTAGCACGATTAAACTGACGAAGCAACGCCGGGCGATTTTGCAGGAACTTGAACTGTTGGTGATTGACGAGGTGTCGATGGTTCGCGCAGATACATTGGATGCGATTAATGTTATCCTTCAATCTGTTCGTCGCGATATGCGGCCTTTTGGAGGATTGCAGGTGTTGTTTATCGGAGACTTGTACCAGTTGCCACCTGTCGTGAAAGATGCCGAGTGGAATGTATTAAAAGATCATTACTCTTCTGTTTTCTTCTTCAATGCCAAGATATTGAGAGATAATTCGTTGGTAATGTTAGAGCTTAATAAAATCTATCGTCAGCAAGACGAGGGTTTTATTTCCATTTTGAATGCCATACGAAACAACCAGTGTACAAGTGAAATGCTAGCGACCTTAAATGGTTATTATCAACAGGACTTTGTCCCAAATGAAGAGGAGCAGTATATTACATTGACCTCCCATAATCGAAATGCGGATGAAATAAACGGAGCGAAGTTGGCCTCATTATCGGGGAAAATGTTAAATCTTAAAGCTGTTGTCAAAGATGATTTTGCGCAGGGTTCCTACCCCGCTGAAGAAACGTTATCCTTAAAGATAGGGGCACAGGTGATGTTTATTCGAAACGATTCGGGAGATGAGCGTAAATATTACAATGGAAAGATTGGTACGGTAAAGGATATCGATACGGTGCAGGGCACAGTAACGGTTACATTTCCTGATGGCTCTGAATCTGTAACGGTAAAAAGGGAGACCTGGGAGAATATCCGTTATAATTATGATAAGGGACAAGATCAGATTAAAGAGGAGATTTTAGGTACATTCTCACAATTTCCGCTTCGGCTCGCCTGGGCGATCACTATCCATAAAAGTCAGGGATTAACATTTGAAAAAGCAATCATTGATGCGGGTACCTCTTTTGCAGCAGGTCAGGTTTATGTTGCATTGAGCCGTTTAACGAGTTTAGATGGACTTGTATTAAAGTCTATCATTCCTTCTTATGCCATCCGTACCGATTATCAGGTTGTTGAATTTGCACAGCGCGCGCAGGCTCAGCCTGATATCAATTCGATTCTGGAGCAATGCCAACGGAATTACCTTGGTCAGATTTTGATGCACGGATTTCGGTGGGATGGCTTATTGGTGGAGACGTCTGATTTATTGAAGTCGCTTGAAGAACGTAACATTGATGGTAAGGAACAAGCGGTATTGTTTTTTCAGCAACTGGTCAAGCACCTGCAGATGCAAGAGAAAGTTGCCCACAAGTTTATTGTTGTGTTATATGATTTGTTACGTGATAAAAATGCAATTGATTACGATGTTATCTGTGAGCGTTCTACCGCGGCAGTCAATTGGTTTTTGCCAAAAATGGATACCGATCTGATTGATGCGCTGAACAAACATATCGAAGAGTATCAGATACGAAAACGTACCAAGAAATATATTGACGAGTTGAAAGCGCTATTGCTTGATTACAAGCGAAAACGCGAACAGTTGCAGCATTGTCTTCTTATTGCTGCTACACTATCCAAACGGGAAGATTTTCAAACGGCGATGTCGGATGTAGCTGCTCGTGTGAAGACTAAAGAGAAAGATGATTTGGCTGCGCAAACTGCAGATGAAGAAGGACCTAAAAAATTAGATACGAAAGAGATTTCTCTAGAAATGTTTAAGGATGGAATGAGCATTGCTGAAATAGCAGGTAAGCGCGGGATGGTTGCAGGCACGATTTACGGACATTTGATTACCTTTGTAGGGACAGAAGTGGAGGCTACAGAGTTGATCGAGCAGGAGAAGTTGGATCGTATACTAGATGTGATCCGGACAAACCCAGATAAATCATCTTCTGAACTTAAAATGCTTTTGGGGACAGATATCGACTATCCAGATATTAAAATTGGACAAAAAGTTTTGGGATTGTAG